One part of the Paenibacillus silvisoli genome encodes these proteins:
- a CDS encoding DUF2294 domain-containing protein, with protein sequence MDFLDNNEKQTQNEIASYVGGLLREAFGKGPQSIFVSICRPFIVIYLRNFISPTEKILLQQDRVDSVQHTRDLVMKSLIAEIKAYLLLLTGMSIREFYYDWGLHNHSGILVGIASEGDPLAFKPQEWYAGKEELHREIARISDQIQKKPDTIHSYMINERTLLVVRTGILISIGKELIRLGFEDSLKLAERNLEKSHLSHNNQLKKIIQSEITDVFTGWDFHLDKSVTVFILNPYHKPTHLTDG encoded by the coding sequence ATGGATTTTTTGGATAACAACGAAAAGCAAACTCAAAACGAAATTGCGAGTTACGTCGGTGGACTGCTGCGAGAAGCTTTTGGAAAAGGCCCGCAATCGATTTTTGTAAGCATCTGTCGTCCTTTTATTGTCATTTACTTAAGAAATTTCATATCGCCTACCGAGAAGATTCTGCTTCAACAGGACCGGGTTGATTCCGTCCAGCATACGAGAGACTTGGTGATGAAGTCGTTAATAGCTGAAATTAAAGCCTACTTGCTGCTGCTGACGGGCATGAGCATTCGAGAGTTTTACTATGACTGGGGCTTGCATAACCATTCCGGCATTCTTGTCGGGATTGCTTCCGAAGGCGATCCGTTGGCGTTTAAGCCGCAAGAGTGGTATGCGGGGAAAGAAGAGCTGCACCGTGAAATCGCGCGGATCAGCGATCAAATTCAAAAGAAACCGGACACGATCCATTCCTATATGATCAATGAAAGGACGCTGCTTGTCGTCCGAACCGGGATCTTGATCAGCATCGGCAAAGAATTGATTCGGCTTGGCTTTGAAGACAGCTTGAAGCTGGCGGAGCGAAACCTGGAGAAAAGCCATTTAAGCCATAACAATCAGTTGAAGAAGATTATTCAATCCGAGATTACGGATGTATTCACCGGCTGGGATTTTCATCTGGATAAAAGCGTCACCGTATTTATTTTAAACCCCTATCATAAGCCAACTCACCTGACGGATGGATAA
- a CDS encoding phosphotransferase family protein — MTAYEKPVIGISELKDVLGGHFESDIEQIEQMQGGNLSRVFSFVHEGQHYVVKFNEMENAYRTDRFVSALLSGQGIPFPRVIGDGTVADSLKYIIMERVEGGIVADCSMEQQNALMPELVQLLDRINRVQVSDTSGFGWITPDGSGTSSSWRDYLIGFFAEEQQQGSFWEDWYDLFRTTCLERDVFDECYSRLLEYSAYNEPHRHFIHGDFSPWNLLTDGQRITGIIDGNFAYGDFLVDLATLEMMMPDHAIVRRYLDHQERLGCAIPDFKERMIGAHYFKRLDGLRFFAKMGWNDAYAHTRSFLLGLK, encoded by the coding sequence ATGACAGCTTACGAGAAGCCGGTTATCGGCATATCTGAGCTAAAGGATGTACTCGGCGGCCATTTTGAATCGGACATTGAGCAGATCGAGCAGATGCAGGGCGGAAACTTGAGCCGGGTCTTTTCATTCGTGCATGAAGGACAACATTATGTGGTGAAATTCAATGAAATGGAGAACGCCTACAGAACGGATCGATTCGTATCCGCATTGCTATCCGGTCAAGGGATTCCTTTTCCGCGCGTCATTGGCGACGGTACCGTCGCGGACAGCTTGAAATACATCATCATGGAGCGGGTCGAAGGCGGCATTGTCGCGGATTGCAGCATGGAGCAGCAGAACGCGCTAATGCCGGAGCTCGTGCAGCTCCTCGATCGGATCAACCGGGTGCAGGTGTCGGACACGAGCGGTTTTGGGTGGATTACTCCGGACGGCAGCGGTACATCATCGAGCTGGCGAGACTATCTGATCGGTTTCTTTGCGGAGGAACAACAACAGGGCAGCTTCTGGGAGGACTGGTACGATCTTTTCCGGACGACCTGCCTGGAGAGGGATGTTTTCGATGAATGCTACAGCCGGCTGCTAGAATATTCGGCTTATAATGAACCGCACCGGCATTTCATTCATGGGGATTTCTCCCCCTGGAACTTATTGACCGACGGCCAGCGGATCACGGGAATCATCGACGGCAATTTCGCATACGGCGACTTCCTCGTAGACCTTGCAACGCTGGAAATGATGATGCCGGACCACGCGATCGTGCGGCGCTATCTCGACCATCAGGAGCGGCTAGGCTGCGCGATTCCGGACTTTAAAGAACGGATGATCGGCGCGCATTATTTCAAGCGGCTGGACGGTCTGCGGTTCTTCGCGAAGATGGGCTGGAACGACGCTTACGCGCATACCCGGAGCTTTCTATTGGGACTCAAATGA
- a CDS encoding heparinase II/III domain-containing protein codes for MLAERFVTPKLRDSLMTRENYKPYPTIEDRHAWDGLPGNLRNYWIRKGAEKLDHPWKTLTATAYMAYSRTGDRERYDADSWERRAALAALVIAECLENEGRFMDDIVNGIWCICEETFWGIPGHGYMMKRQEQLPDASDPVIELFAAETGALLSWTHYLMHTRLDRITKLIGERIEAEVGKRILDPYLDRNDFWWLGFNEERMLNNWNPWCNANCLAAFLLLENDPERREAAVIKAMRSLDRYLERLHSDGGCEEGPTYWMYAGGMLFDGLELLYGVSAGGIDVYREPVIQEIGRYLYKAFIDESYYVNFADSSPRVQLPAELVYRYGCRIGDDRLSGLGALIQRGKREQATEMEFSAMSRLLPALFHYAEVDSYAGRSPYLRDAWLDGIQMMTAREQEGTAEGLFLAAKGGHNDESHNHNDIGQFVVYCNGSPMIIDPGVLTYTSKSFFSQRYTLWAMQSAYHNVPVVNGVQQMNGRQYGAGDVAYTLDKAASLSLNLAGAYPADAGMTSWVRSLRLIRGSWPYIEIKDEFVLRQPTEDVALILLTPHLPRSEGDGSFLLQDERRNKVSIHYNGGAYKGSVEEIILEDTRMREAWGERLYRIKLQLAAPIDQGECTIRIYRI; via the coding sequence ATGCTAGCAGAGAGATTCGTGACTCCCAAGCTGCGAGACAGTTTGATGACCAGGGAGAATTACAAGCCGTATCCTACGATTGAAGATCGACATGCTTGGGATGGACTGCCAGGGAATCTGCGAAACTATTGGATTCGTAAAGGCGCGGAAAAGCTCGATCATCCATGGAAGACCTTAACGGCTACCGCGTATATGGCGTACAGCAGAACAGGAGACCGAGAGCGATACGATGCGGATTCATGGGAGAGAAGAGCCGCTCTGGCTGCTTTGGTCATCGCGGAATGCCTCGAGAACGAAGGCCGCTTCATGGACGACATCGTCAACGGGATCTGGTGCATCTGCGAAGAAACCTTCTGGGGGATTCCCGGACACGGTTATATGATGAAGAGACAGGAGCAGCTTCCGGATGCGTCGGATCCCGTTATTGAGCTGTTTGCGGCCGAAACCGGGGCGCTGCTCTCCTGGACGCATTATTTGATGCATACCCGATTGGATCGCATAACAAAGCTGATCGGCGAACGGATTGAGGCTGAAGTCGGGAAAAGGATCCTTGATCCGTATTTAGACCGGAACGATTTCTGGTGGCTGGGCTTCAATGAGGAGCGGATGCTGAACAATTGGAATCCGTGGTGCAATGCCAACTGTTTAGCGGCTTTCCTGCTCTTGGAGAACGACCCCGAACGCCGTGAAGCGGCGGTCATCAAGGCGATGCGCAGTTTGGATCGCTATCTGGAACGGCTCCATTCCGACGGAGGCTGCGAGGAAGGGCCAACGTATTGGATGTACGCCGGAGGCATGCTGTTCGATGGCTTGGAGCTGCTTTACGGCGTCTCGGCCGGCGGCATCGACGTATACCGGGAGCCCGTCATTCAAGAGATCGGTCGTTACCTGTACAAAGCTTTTATCGACGAATCGTATTATGTCAATTTTGCGGACAGCTCTCCCCGCGTTCAGCTCCCCGCGGAGCTTGTCTATCGGTATGGATGCCGAATCGGAGATGACAGGCTTTCGGGCTTGGGAGCGCTGATACAGCGAGGGAAGCGGGAGCAGGCAACCGAAATGGAGTTCTCCGCCATGTCTCGCTTATTGCCGGCGTTATTCCATTACGCGGAAGTAGATTCCTATGCGGGGAGGTCCCCTTACCTGCGGGATGCTTGGCTGGACGGCATCCAAATGATGACGGCAAGGGAGCAGGAGGGGACAGCCGAGGGATTATTTCTCGCGGCCAAAGGCGGCCATAACGATGAAAGCCATAACCACAATGATATCGGTCAATTTGTCGTCTACTGCAACGGCTCCCCGATGATTATCGATCCCGGGGTATTGACCTATACATCGAAATCGTTTTTTTCCCAGCGCTATACGTTATGGGCGATGCAATCCGCCTATCATAATGTTCCGGTCGTAAACGGGGTTCAACAGATGAATGGAAGGCAGTATGGAGCGGGCGATGTCGCGTATACGCTCGATAAGGCCGCCTCGCTATCGCTGAACCTCGCGGGCGCATATCCGGCTGACGCCGGGATGACAAGCTGGGTTCGCTCGTTGCGTCTCATTCGCGGCTCGTGGCCTTATATTGAAATCAAAGACGAATTTGTGCTGCGGCAGCCGACGGAGGATGTCGCCTTGATTCTATTAACGCCTCACCTTCCTCGTTCCGAAGGAGACGGCAGCTTCCTCTTGCAGGATGAGCGTCGCAATAAGGTTAGCATCCACTACAACGGCGGAGCGTACAAAGGCTCGGTAGAGGAAATCATACTAGAGGATACAAGGATGCGGGAAGCGTGGGGAGAACGGCTCTATCGAATTAAGCTTCAATTAGCAGCTCCGATTGATCAAGGCGAATGTACCATCCGAATCTACCGGATTTGA
- a CDS encoding carbohydrate ABC transporter permease, producing MKSIPIPKSKQQLTAAKQTAVGSKVKAIRNNSLVSRIGSKSRWISLIYRTFVYVILIDLAFVFLYPFIYMVTTSLKHPVDLMDFTIKWIPTSMAWENLYYGMKGLQFMTHFNNSALIAVLSVIGQVLSCSFIAYGFARIKFPGREALFFLCMFTMIIPPQTIIVPLFMQYKTMGWLDSVLPLIVPSFFGNGLRGALFIFIFRQLFRGLPWELEDAARVDGCGSFKVYWKIILPLTPPAIVVTTLLSLVWHWNDFFEPSIYLTSEEKFTLPMMLPRLYQSLDTLTGSSFEVFSLPVVMAATFMALLPMLLVYFFLQRYFIQGVERSGLVE from the coding sequence GTGAAGTCGATTCCCATTCCGAAGTCCAAGCAGCAGTTGACGGCGGCAAAGCAAACCGCGGTCGGAAGCAAAGTGAAGGCGATCAGGAACAACAGCCTGGTCAGCCGGATCGGGAGCAAGAGCCGCTGGATCTCGCTTATCTACCGAACCTTCGTCTATGTCATTCTGATCGATTTGGCCTTCGTGTTCCTTTATCCGTTTATCTATATGGTTACGACCTCGCTCAAGCATCCGGTTGATCTGATGGATTTCACGATCAAGTGGATTCCGACGAGCATGGCTTGGGAAAATCTGTACTACGGGATGAAGGGGTTGCAGTTCATGACCCACTTCAACAATTCGGCCCTAATCGCCGTCCTAAGCGTAATCGGCCAGGTGCTGTCCTGTTCGTTCATCGCCTACGGCTTCGCCCGCATCAAATTTCCCGGCCGCGAGGCGCTGTTCTTCCTATGCATGTTCACGATGATCATCCCGCCGCAAACGATCATCGTTCCGTTGTTCATGCAGTACAAGACGATGGGGTGGCTGGACAGCGTGCTGCCGCTGATCGTACCGTCGTTCTTTGGCAACGGGCTGCGCGGCGCGCTGTTCATCTTCATCTTCCGCCAGCTGTTCCGCGGGCTTCCGTGGGAGCTGGAGGATGCGGCACGGGTGGATGGCTGCGGCAGCTTCAAGGTGTATTGGAAAATCATTTTGCCGCTTACGCCGCCCGCGATCGTCGTCACGACGCTGCTGTCGCTCGTCTGGCATTGGAATGATTTCTTCGAGCCGTCGATCTATTTGACCTCGGAAGAGAAATTCACCTTGCCGATGATGCTGCCTCGTCTCTACCAATCGCTCGATACGCTGACGGGCAGCAGCTTCGAGGTATTCAGCCTGCCGGTTGTCATGGCCGCCACGTTCATGGCGCTGCTGCCGATGCTTCTCGTTTATTTCTTTCTTCAGCGGTATTTCATTCAAGGCGTGGAGCGTTCCGGCTTGGTTGAGTAG
- a CDS encoding carbohydrate ABC transporter permease, with protein sequence MSERRIGLEKKKMLAGYVYIAPWAIGFALFMCYPLVYSLWLSFHEVVGVGNFELESVGWDNFNKAFVLDTQFIPLFISVIQDAVINTPLILVFSLFIAILLNHNIRGRAFFRAAFFLPVLIGSGLAMQQLLYAGVGKDTLVNGIGVPDEVFLYMGPTFSQIVFDMLSRLTIIFWKTGVQILLFLAGLQGISISLYESARCDGATEWEMFWKITLPLMTPIILLNLVYTCVDSFTDINNRMMVYIKDTAFTNIQMGYASGMGWIYFMFIFVLLILVFVSTRRLIVYTGEK encoded by the coding sequence ATGAGCGAGCGGAGAATCGGGTTAGAGAAGAAGAAAATGCTGGCAGGCTACGTGTATATCGCTCCTTGGGCGATCGGCTTCGCGTTGTTTATGTGTTATCCCTTGGTGTATTCCCTTTGGCTCAGCTTTCACGAGGTGGTCGGCGTCGGCAATTTCGAGCTGGAATCCGTCGGCTGGGACAATTTCAATAAGGCGTTCGTGCTCGATACGCAGTTTATCCCGCTGTTTATCTCGGTCATCCAGGACGCCGTCATCAATACGCCGCTCATTCTCGTGTTTTCGTTGTTTATCGCGATTCTGTTGAATCATAACATTCGGGGCCGCGCCTTCTTCCGGGCCGCGTTCTTCCTTCCCGTATTGATCGGCTCTGGATTGGCGATGCAGCAGCTGCTGTATGCCGGCGTAGGCAAGGATACGCTGGTCAACGGGATCGGCGTTCCCGATGAAGTGTTTCTGTATATGGGCCCGACGTTCTCGCAGATCGTCTTTGATATGCTAAGCCGCCTGACCATCATTTTCTGGAAGACGGGCGTGCAAATTCTGCTGTTCCTGGCCGGTCTTCAAGGCATATCCATCTCGCTGTACGAATCGGCCAGATGCGATGGCGCGACGGAGTGGGAGATGTTCTGGAAGATCACGCTGCCGCTCATGACGCCGATCATTCTGCTCAATCTGGTGTATACGTGCGTCGATTCCTTCACGGACATCAACAACCGGATGATGGTGTACATCAAGGATACGGCGTTCACCAACATCCAGATGGGGTATGCGTCCGGGATGGGCTGGATCTACTTCATGTTCATATTCGTGCTGCTCATTCTCGTATTCGTCTCTACTCGACGCTTGATCGTTTACACAGGGGAAAAATAA
- a CDS encoding DUF5696 domain-containing protein, with amino-acid sequence MFKRQAKRRLYGAAIGLIVGALLVIVALPSVQSSIARAQVEMKPKNEIAEAVPEETPAGEAEPQAPTEFETVAETDRLELRFRSSDSAIEVKDKSNGYTWKSSVPLEDAASDGNDLWTASSQSIFHMTFTDPDLPALETQETNSVIEQPKMTATAVDNGISVHYELPRLQISFDMIFQLKGNALEVTVPGQSIQEAKNNWLMAISPLPFFGAAMDHEQGYAIYPDGPGALSTFKSNHPNYLNPYRASVYGPDTISFNSNQRQQNALLPIFGLKVNENAFLGMITKGEYDANILYSPSGYLINMNRVSSELVYRREYEAVKKDGNLTKKPEKELLREDHTIRYVFFSGGEADYSHMASAYRQYLIDEKGVAPRIKKGDPIPFGLDLLMGIKEGQILFDHFIPTTTFEQARQIMEDMTKRGVGSISANLLGWTGKGYLEYPSGYKPSSKLGGMKELKKLSDYSKANNFQLYLQDNYIMAWKGNSGFSTRSDVVVGANHFAVTDRYSELFYLNAGKQNERFQDKVLDPLDKLDITGINFDGIGYMNYYDYNEHYPLNREGTAAKWLEMMGKSVERFGDAAAVGGNGYTIPNSSRLFSIPMEDSGYFFTDETIPFYQMVVHGLIPYSGDAQNLFYDPRLQFLKMVEYGYMPYYQFTMNHSEDLKDTYYSDLFSSAYHNWVDQSVEQYKEMSGKLQPVWSQTMKEHRKLEQDVYEVVYEDGTRVIVNYSPREVKLDELIVPDKDFIVVPKGG; translated from the coding sequence ATGTTTAAGAGACAAGCCAAACGAAGATTGTACGGCGCGGCAATCGGATTGATCGTGGGGGCGCTTCTGGTAATCGTCGCCTTGCCCTCGGTGCAGAGCTCCATCGCTCGCGCGCAAGTGGAAATGAAGCCGAAGAACGAAATCGCGGAGGCCGTGCCCGAAGAAACGCCGGCCGGCGAGGCGGAGCCGCAGGCGCCGACCGAATTCGAGACCGTGGCGGAAACCGACCGCTTGGAGCTGCGGTTCCGTTCCTCCGATTCCGCGATCGAGGTGAAGGATAAGAGCAACGGCTACACGTGGAAATCGTCCGTTCCGCTGGAAGACGCGGCATCGGACGGGAACGATCTGTGGACCGCCAGCAGCCAGTCCATCTTCCACATGACGTTCACCGATCCCGATTTGCCGGCGCTTGAAACGCAGGAAACGAACTCGGTGATCGAACAGCCGAAGATGACGGCGACGGCCGTGGATAACGGGATCTCCGTTCACTACGAGCTGCCTAGGCTGCAGATCAGCTTCGACATGATTTTCCAATTGAAAGGGAACGCCCTGGAGGTTACCGTTCCGGGACAATCGATTCAGGAAGCCAAGAACAACTGGCTGATGGCGATCTCGCCGCTCCCGTTCTTCGGAGCGGCCATGGACCATGAGCAAGGGTATGCGATTTACCCCGATGGCCCCGGCGCGCTGTCGACCTTCAAGTCGAACCACCCGAACTACTTGAATCCGTATCGCGCGAGCGTGTATGGACCGGATACGATCTCGTTCAATTCCAATCAGCGGCAGCAGAACGCGCTCCTTCCGATCTTCGGGCTGAAGGTGAACGAGAACGCATTCCTCGGCATGATCACGAAGGGCGAGTACGATGCGAACATTCTCTATTCGCCAAGCGGGTATTTGATCAATATGAACCGCGTTTCCTCCGAGCTTGTCTACAGACGCGAATACGAAGCGGTCAAGAAGGACGGAAACTTGACGAAGAAACCGGAGAAGGAGCTGCTGAGGGAGGACCATACGATCCGTTACGTGTTCTTCAGCGGAGGCGAAGCGGACTACAGCCATATGGCCTCGGCTTATAGGCAATATCTCATCGACGAGAAAGGGGTCGCTCCGCGCATCAAGAAGGGAGACCCGATTCCGTTCGGACTCGATTTGCTGATGGGCATCAAGGAAGGCCAAATCTTGTTCGATCATTTCATTCCGACGACCACCTTCGAGCAAGCCCGGCAAATCATGGAGGATATGACCAAGCGGGGAGTAGGCTCCATCTCCGCCAATCTGCTAGGCTGGACCGGCAAAGGGTATTTGGAATATCCGTCCGGCTACAAGCCGTCGTCGAAGCTGGGCGGAATGAAAGAGTTGAAGAAGCTGAGCGATTATAGCAAAGCGAATAACTTCCAGCTCTATCTCCAGGACAACTACATCATGGCCTGGAAGGGGAACAGCGGCTTCTCCACGCGCAGCGACGTCGTCGTCGGAGCCAACCATTTCGCGGTGACGGACCGGTACAGCGAGCTCTTCTACTTGAATGCGGGCAAGCAGAACGAACGCTTTCAAGACAAGGTGCTGGATCCGCTCGACAAGCTGGATATTACCGGCATCAACTTCGACGGCATCGGTTATATGAACTACTACGACTACAACGAGCATTATCCGCTGAACCGGGAAGGTACGGCCGCGAAGTGGCTGGAGATGATGGGCAAATCGGTCGAACGGTTCGGAGACGCCGCCGCGGTCGGAGGCAACGGATACACGATTCCGAATTCGTCCCGTTTGTTCAGCATTCCGATGGAGGACAGCGGCTATTTCTTTACCGATGAGACGATTCCTTTCTACCAAATGGTCGTGCATGGGCTGATTCCTTACTCCGGCGACGCGCAAAACTTGTTCTACGATCCGCGGCTGCAGTTTCTGAAAATGGTGGAATACGGCTATATGCCGTACTACCAATTCACGATGAATCACTCCGAGGATCTCAAGGACACGTATTACAGCGACCTGTTCAGCTCGGCCTATCACAATTGGGTCGACCAGTCGGTCGAGCAATATAAGGAAATGAGCGGGAAGCTTCAGCCGGTATGGTCCCAAACGATGAAGGAGCATCGCAAGCTGGAGCAGGACGTGTACGAGGTCGTTTACGAGGACGGCACCCGCGTCATCGTCAACTATTCGCCGCGCGAGGTCAAGCTCGATGAGCTGATCGTGCCGGACAAAGACTTTATCGTAGTACCGAAGGGGGGATGA
- a CDS encoding Yip1 family protein, whose protein sequence is MKQTAMMEQSGLRSLRLGVAILFHPADAFEELQKNKHLMSAFVLILLTLCVRIVTIYMTSFHITSMQPEYADLNLEIIRFVVPLLSGVIACYLITAIMDGEAHFSQILTAMSYALIPYIVFAIPLAAISLVISRGELGLYNSMNLLIWLWVALLIFIQLKVLNDYSFKKSVGVLLLSIFAFITFWGTVGLVFSLTNHVLQFAREVAVEIRYLWEN, encoded by the coding sequence TTGAAGCAGACAGCCATGATGGAGCAGTCCGGACTGCGTTCTCTGCGGCTCGGGGTCGCCATCCTTTTTCATCCGGCGGACGCCTTTGAGGAGCTTCAGAAAAACAAGCATCTGATGTCGGCCTTCGTCCTCATCCTTCTGACCCTCTGCGTCAGAATCGTCACGATCTATATGACAAGCTTCCATATCACTTCCATGCAGCCTGAGTACGCCGATTTGAATTTGGAGATCATCCGGTTCGTCGTGCCGCTCCTCTCGGGCGTTATCGCTTGTTATTTGATTACCGCGATCATGGACGGCGAGGCGCATTTCAGCCAAATCCTGACGGCCATGTCCTACGCCCTCATTCCGTATATCGTGTTCGCGATACCGCTGGCTGCGATCTCCTTAGTGATTTCAAGAGGCGAGCTTGGCCTGTACAACAGCATGAACCTTCTCATCTGGCTGTGGGTCGCCCTGCTGATCTTCATCCAGCTGAAGGTGCTGAACGACTATTCCTTTAAAAAATCGGTCGGCGTTCTCCTGCTGTCCATATTCGCCTTCATTACCTTCTGGGGAACGGTCGGCCTCGTCTTCTCCCTGACGAATCATGTTCTGCAATTCGCGCGCGAAGTCGCGGTTGAAATTCGATACCTATGGGAGAATTAA
- a CDS encoding SMP-30/gluconolactonase/LRE family protein, with amino-acid sequence MIKRISAGIIGCCLLVLIAALPVHALPQMSYTLDPMYGYKIPIPLTYTVDNVILDVGEPGLNKPSDLFSDDKGQLYVADTDNNRIVKLSGDGKLLASFGEEQGVALDQPSGIFVDELGDMFVADTGSGKVIHLSPEGELVEEFVKPESSLLSPDLEFAPDKVIMDRRGYLYVLNKTDYSGFMMIDAMNRFRGYIGANRVPFDWKKLLIRLLATPEQREQLNNAVPQQNANLTIDSKGFIYAPTVLSTADQIKKFNAMGENIYKKQFFGESSIDSGTLENPYFVDMAIDQYGIINALDAMSRKIYQYDQEGNLLAVFGGQGDAKSRFEYPSSIVVDKAGSIYVLDRDRNNIQRFKPTRFAELIHEASQLHYNGRYEEALVPWKEVLKIDENYPLAHRGVAKALMKEEKWKEAMKEFKLGEDQDGYSKAFAEYRHDFMRQYLGWIIIAAVLIVYVAYLIVRFMIRVTNTVIRRYGF; translated from the coding sequence ATGATCAAACGTATATCGGCAGGCATCATCGGCTGCTGCCTGCTTGTTCTAATAGCGGCTTTGCCCGTCCACGCGCTGCCGCAAATGTCGTACACGCTTGACCCGATGTACGGCTATAAAATTCCGATCCCGCTCACGTACACGGTCGACAATGTCATCCTCGACGTAGGCGAGCCCGGCTTGAATAAACCGAGCGACTTGTTTAGCGATGACAAGGGACAATTGTACGTCGCGGATACCGACAACAATCGGATCGTGAAGCTGAGCGGCGACGGGAAATTGCTGGCCAGCTTCGGCGAGGAGCAGGGCGTCGCGCTGGACCAGCCGAGCGGCATCTTCGTCGACGAGCTGGGCGACATGTTCGTAGCGGATACCGGCAGCGGCAAGGTCATCCATCTGTCGCCGGAAGGCGAGCTTGTCGAAGAATTCGTCAAGCCGGAATCGTCTTTGCTCAGCCCGGATTTGGAGTTTGCTCCGGACAAGGTCATCATGGACCGGCGCGGTTATTTGTACGTGCTGAACAAGACCGACTACAGCGGCTTCATGATGATCGACGCCATGAACCGGTTCCGAGGCTACATCGGGGCCAACCGCGTACCGTTCGACTGGAAGAAGCTGCTCATCCGCTTGCTGGCGACGCCGGAGCAGAGGGAGCAGCTGAACAACGCGGTGCCGCAGCAGAACGCCAATTTGACGATCGACAGCAAAGGCTTCATCTATGCGCCTACCGTGCTGAGTACCGCCGATCAGATCAAGAAGTTCAACGCGATGGGCGAGAACATTTACAAGAAACAGTTTTTCGGCGAATCGTCGATCGATAGCGGCACGCTGGAAAATCCATATTTCGTCGACATGGCCATCGATCAATACGGCATCATCAACGCGCTGGACGCGATGTCCCGGAAGATCTATCAATACGATCAGGAGGGGAACCTGCTGGCCGTATTCGGCGGTCAAGGCGATGCGAAGAGCCGGTTCGAATACCCGTCCAGCATCGTGGTCGATAAAGCGGGCAGCATTTACGTGCTTGACCGGGACCGGAACAACATTCAGCGGTTCAAGCCGACGCGCTTCGCGGAGCTGATCCACGAAGCAAGCCAGCTGCACTATAACGGCCGCTACGAAGAAGCGCTGGTGCCCTGGAAGGAAGTTTTGAAGATCGACGAGAACTACCCGCTGGCCCATCGCGGCGTGGCGAAAGCGCTGATGAAGGAAGAGAAATGGAAAGAGGCCATGAAAGAATTCAAGCTGGGCGAAGACCAGGACGGGTATTCCAAAGCCTTTGCCGAGTACCGGCATGACTTTATGCGCCAATATCTCGGCTGGATCATCATCGCCGCCGTTCTCATCGTCTACGTCGCGTATCTGATCGTCAGATTCATGATTCGCGTGACGAACACCGTCATAAGGAGGTATGGCTTTTGA